In Halococcus salifodinae DSM 8989, a single genomic region encodes these proteins:
- the htpX gene encoding zinc metalloprotease HtpX produces MEWKTDWGLQARMGLTMLLLLALYVVFIGALAIYGVGLFWITLVMGLFMVGQLFFSDKLALRSMGAHEVSEEEYPELHAMIGRLAQQADLPKPTVAVADSRQPNAFATGRSQDNATVCVTRGIMDTLNQEELEGVLAHELTHVKNRDVMVMTIATFLSTLAFMIVRWGFLFTGGDDEGGAPVLVAVLVSLVVGIVSFLLVRVLSRYREYAADRGGAIITGRPSALASALVKIDGRMDRVPDDDLREQADMNAFFIIPIKSGAIGKLLSTHPSTEQRVERLKDMQSELETA; encoded by the coding sequence ATGGAATGGAAGACCGACTGGGGCCTCCAGGCGAGGATGGGCCTGACGATGCTGTTGCTGCTCGCGCTCTACGTCGTCTTCATCGGCGCGCTGGCAATCTACGGGGTTGGGCTGTTCTGGATCACCCTCGTGATGGGACTGTTCATGGTCGGACAGCTCTTTTTCAGCGACAAGCTCGCGCTGCGGAGCATGGGTGCCCACGAGGTGAGCGAGGAGGAGTACCCCGAACTCCACGCGATGATCGGGCGGCTCGCCCAGCAGGCAGACCTCCCGAAGCCCACGGTGGCGGTCGCGGACAGCCGCCAACCGAACGCCTTCGCGACCGGTCGCTCGCAGGACAACGCGACCGTTTGTGTCACACGCGGGATCATGGACACCCTGAACCAGGAGGAGTTGGAGGGAGTGCTCGCCCACGAGCTCACCCACGTCAAAAATCGCGACGTGATGGTGATGACGATCGCCACGTTCCTCTCGACGCTCGCGTTCATGATCGTGCGGTGGGGGTTCCTGTTCACCGGCGGCGACGACGAAGGCGGTGCGCCCGTCCTGGTCGCCGTCCTCGTCTCGCTCGTGGTCGGCATCGTCTCGTTCCTGCTCGTGCGCGTGCTCTCGCGCTACCGGGAGTACGCCGCCGACCGCGGCGGGGCGATCATCACCGGCCGGCCATCCGCGCTCGCGAGCGCGCTCGTCAAGATCGACGGCCGGATGGATCGCGTTCCCGACGACGACCTGCGCGAGCAGGCCGACATGAACGCGTTCTTCATCATCCCGATCAAGAGCGGCGCGATCGGGAAGCTGCTCTCGACGCACCCCTCGACCGAACAGCGCGTCGAGCGGCTGAAAGACATGCAGAGCGAGCTCGAAACGGCCTGA
- a CDS encoding DUF5786 family protein encodes MSMGAYDAAEHQRREEKTSEVGANAADDDDRTQYDGDVEYDVGDADDLLAQFREIKSR; translated from the coding sequence ATGTCAATGGGTGCCTATGACGCGGCGGAACACCAACGCCGCGAGGAGAAGACGAGCGAAGTGGGCGCGAACGCCGCTGACGACGACGATCGGACCCAGTACGACGGCGACGTCGAGTACGATGTCGGCGATGCGGACGATCTGCTTGCGCAGTTCCGCGAGATCAAGTCGCGGTAG
- a CDS encoding DUF6757 family protein has protein sequence MQCHYCEAEAAVAVEKNALKVGLCRTHLRERLQELADDDALAGIEDELDIDRS, from the coding sequence ATGCAGTGTCACTACTGCGAGGCTGAAGCCGCCGTCGCCGTCGAGAAGAACGCCCTGAAGGTCGGTCTCTGTCGAACACACCTCCGCGAGCGCCTCCAAGAGCTCGCCGACGACGACGCACTCGCCGGGATCGAGGACGAACTCGACATCGATCGATCCTGA
- a CDS encoding DUF7561 family protein — protein MTTEPCDSCGRAVQIAGGIANLWTFGGDASEGLTLEFEDGSEYLLCYDCIERLPEDARAADVAALDEYEHSVDE, from the coding sequence ATGACTACCGAGCCGTGTGACAGCTGCGGACGCGCGGTGCAGATCGCCGGCGGGATCGCGAACCTCTGGACGTTCGGCGGTGACGCGAGCGAGGGGCTGACCCTCGAATTCGAAGACGGCTCCGAGTATCTCCTCTGCTATGACTGTATCGAGCGACTCCCCGAGGACGCGCGGGCGGCGGACGTCGCGGCGCTCGACGAGTACGAGCACTCGGTCGACGAGTAG
- a CDS encoding PHP domain-containing protein — MPPVADLHVHTTNSDGTMSLHEVPRAARAAGVEIVAITDHERLHDDLDTPTDDLDGVPVIHGIELRVETGAGQVDLLGYGVEPTPELAREIDRLQADRVERGHAIVDCAEDRLGADLPLEPAAGIGRPDIARAIADVTEYDYQGAFEEVIGRGCPCFVARNLPDFERGATLLAETCGLVSLAHPLRYGDPETALELTGSAYLDGVERHYEYGRSVDPAPVERAIERHDLVPTGGSDAHDDVLGRAGLDRAAFDRVAERLP; from the coding sequence ATGCCGCCCGTCGCCGACCTCCACGTCCACACGACGAACTCCGACGGGACGATGAGTCTCCACGAGGTCCCCCGCGCGGCCCGCGCGGCCGGCGTCGAGATCGTCGCCATCACCGATCACGAGCGCCTCCACGACGATCTCGACACCCCGACCGACGACCTCGACGGCGTGCCCGTGATCCACGGGATCGAACTCCGGGTCGAGACCGGCGCGGGCCAAGTCGATCTGCTGGGGTATGGCGTCGAGCCGACGCCCGAACTCGCCCGGGAGATCGACCGACTCCAGGCTGATCGGGTCGAACGCGGCCACGCGATCGTCGACTGCGCCGAGGACCGCCTCGGGGCTGATCTCCCGCTCGAACCCGCTGCGGGGATCGGCCGACCCGACATCGCGCGCGCGATCGCCGACGTCACCGAGTACGACTACCAGGGGGCCTTCGAGGAGGTGATCGGCCGGGGCTGTCCGTGTTTCGTCGCCCGGAACCTCCCCGACTTCGAGCGCGGGGCCACCCTCCTCGCCGAGACCTGTGGCCTCGTCTCGCTCGCCCATCCGCTGCGCTACGGTGATCCCGAGACTGCCCTCGAACTCACCGGCTCGGCGTACCTCGACGGCGTCGAGCGCCACTACGAGTACGGTCGGTCGGTCGATCCGGCTCCGGTCGAGCGCGCGATCGAGCGCCACGACCTCGTTCCAACTGGTGGAAGCGACGCCCACGACGACGTGCTCGGTCGTGCAGGGCTCGATCGCGCGGCGTTCGACCGGGTCGCGGAACGTCTCCCCTAA
- a CDS encoding DUF5784 family protein produces MAGPLRFRRSRERWDDSRVRRDLHVPLDETFGATLSSAWYKPPGGRTARRLEMDNGDRALFVWGEDAFWLGNTKTPEALWRTEKYTFEEVPYPVARWAQRELLAELDMTDPWLAAYEHVAWFFLPILFSKDGRASSRAFFADHAAGFPDADPEDALGFYERFLSTGVFDDHRYTMAAKLGTSEHVDRTRMSATMGEFNAAKLLTDAGYAPIPEIELDSGYALDFQVTTDRGPVLVEVTRPGRPAGRSANTPAAAVRQTGAAKTDDQLAAHPDAVLFVDCSSFHDDEWAALAGEHPGVGHRPAVVFRARPDGSVAGYENGSVPLELDDALGR; encoded by the coding sequence GTGGCTGGTCCTCTTCGATTCCGGCGCTCACGCGAGCGGTGGGACGATTCTCGCGTGCGGCGCGATCTCCACGTCCCGCTCGACGAAACCTTCGGCGCGACGCTTTCCTCGGCGTGGTACAAGCCACCCGGCGGCCGCACCGCTCGCCGCCTCGAAATGGACAACGGCGACCGCGCGCTGTTCGTCTGGGGCGAGGACGCCTTCTGGCTCGGTAACACGAAAACTCCGGAAGCGCTCTGGCGCACCGAGAAGTACACCTTCGAGGAAGTTCCCTACCCCGTCGCACGGTGGGCCCAGCGCGAACTCCTCGCCGAACTCGACATGACCGATCCGTGGCTCGCGGCGTACGAACACGTCGCGTGGTTCTTTCTGCCGATCCTCTTCTCGAAGGACGGCCGAGCGAGTTCGCGAGCCTTCTTCGCCGACCACGCCGCGGGCTTTCCGGATGCTGACCCCGAGGACGCACTCGGGTTCTACGAGCGATTTCTCTCCACGGGCGTGTTCGACGATCACCGCTACACCATGGCGGCGAAACTCGGCACCAGCGAGCACGTCGATCGAACGCGAATGAGCGCGACGATGGGCGAGTTCAACGCCGCGAAGCTCCTCACCGACGCCGGCTACGCCCCCATCCCCGAGATCGAGCTCGATTCGGGCTATGCCCTAGATTTCCAGGTGACGACCGACCGCGGCCCCGTTCTGGTCGAGGTCACCCGCCCTGGACGACCCGCCGGCCGGTCCGCGAACACCCCGGCGGCCGCGGTTCGCCAGACCGGTGCGGCGAAGACCGACGACCAGCTCGCCGCCCACCCCGACGCCGTACTCTTTGTGGACTGCTCGTCGTTTCACGACGACGAGTGGGCTGCGCTCGCGGGCGAGCATCCCGGAGTGGGTCACCGGCCGGCGGTCGTCTTCCGCGCACGGCCCGACGGCTCGGTTGCGGGCTACGAGAACGGATCGGTGCCGCTCGAACTCGACGACGCTCTCGGGCGGTAG
- a CDS encoding DUF7530 family protein, translating into MSRPTDFGETWTYESIVGALPGIEVSTTLALAIQLGVFEAGVVALAWFYDLWSVALAGSAAVFVAGIGSIEMVRVARRIRTVELPDAYRRLVFGSNMDVVLAVLAFCAMLTYLFVPNTASGRAPLLDRLLGPDPPVLVVYFLLLVLWDVCYRIGTGWWATVTALWRSYRYEFDADTAHTFFWADVETIAFGVIQLLLVPFVLDYPVLLAVLLAHVSAVLVVTSASLWLLYSKRRAVEDATAT; encoded by the coding sequence ATGAGCCGGCCCACCGACTTCGGTGAGACGTGGACCTACGAGAGCATCGTCGGCGCACTCCCGGGAATCGAGGTCTCGACCACGCTCGCGCTCGCGATCCAACTCGGCGTGTTCGAGGCGGGCGTGGTCGCCCTCGCGTGGTTTTACGACCTCTGGAGCGTCGCGCTCGCGGGCAGCGCCGCGGTGTTCGTCGCCGGCATCGGGTCGATCGAGATGGTGCGGGTCGCGCGGCGCATTCGTACTGTGGAACTCCCCGACGCCTACCGCCGGCTGGTGTTCGGCTCGAACATGGACGTCGTGCTCGCGGTGCTCGCGTTCTGTGCGATGTTGACGTACCTGTTCGTTCCCAACACCGCCAGCGGCCGCGCCCCGCTGCTCGATCGACTGCTCGGTCCCGATCCGCCCGTGCTCGTGGTCTACTTCCTCCTTCTCGTGCTCTGGGACGTCTGCTATCGCATCGGAACGGGCTGGTGGGCGACCGTCACCGCGCTCTGGCGCTCGTATCGCTACGAGTTCGACGCCGACACCGCCCACACCTTTTTTTGGGCCGACGTCGAGACGATCGCGTTCGGCGTCATTCAGCTCCTGCTCGTCCCGTTCGTCCTCGACTATCCAGTCCTGCTCGCGGTGCTCCTCGCACACGTCTCGGCGGTGCTCGTGGTCACGAGCGCGTCGCTCTGGCTGTTGTATTCGAAACGGAGGGCGGTGGAGGACGCTACCGCGACTTGA
- a CDS encoding DUF5789 family protein, giving the protein MQCMIEVEDRLDAHSYPATTDELIDAYGGLELSLPNGTETFGDALGRIGPDTVESAEAARLVAYSAVGDAAIGRKGYSDRDPTAPGETGHDEVSL; this is encoded by the coding sequence ATGCAGTGCATGATCGAGGTGGAGGATCGGCTCGACGCCCACAGCTATCCCGCGACGACCGACGAACTGATCGACGCATACGGTGGACTCGAACTCTCGCTCCCGAACGGCACCGAGACGTTCGGTGACGCGCTGGGACGGATCGGTCCCGACACCGTCGAATCGGCGGAGGCCGCGCGGCTCGTGGCCTACAGCGCGGTCGGCGACGCGGCGATCGGCCGAAAGGGGTACTCCGACCGCGATCCGACCGCACCCGGCGAGACCGGCCACGACGAGGTGTCGCTCTGA
- a CDS encoding 60S ribosomal export protein NMD3 yields MSESRQFCPRCGDPVESGATVAAADGRAPICEDCFFEDFDLVDAPDRIEVLVCATCGAIRRGKRWVDVDARDYTEVAIDEVAEALTIHVDAEEFEWRVEPEQVDETTVRMHCLLSASVHDRPIRTELTIPVKISRGTCTRCGRIAGEYYASTVQVRARGRTPTDHETERSIAIITEYVDEREADGDRDAFVTELDETADGVDAKLSTTQIGRAVADRIVRQLGGVVDESATLVTEDEDGDEVYRVTYAVHLPEFTPGDVIDPDADDPLLVRSVRGNLKGVHVTTGEPYEAAFEDGEAPDARRLGDRGDAEETTLVAIEDDHAVQVLDPETYAAKTIPRPDYLDPDADTVSVLKSRAGLHVLPDADASETD; encoded by the coding sequence ATGAGCGAATCGCGTCAGTTCTGTCCGCGGTGTGGCGATCCCGTCGAATCGGGGGCGACGGTCGCCGCGGCCGACGGACGCGCACCCATCTGCGAGGACTGTTTCTTCGAGGACTTCGATCTCGTCGACGCGCCCGATCGGATCGAGGTCTTGGTGTGTGCGACCTGCGGGGCGATCCGGCGCGGCAAGCGCTGGGTCGACGTCGACGCACGCGATTACACCGAGGTCGCGATCGACGAGGTGGCCGAAGCCCTCACGATCCACGTCGACGCCGAGGAGTTCGAGTGGCGAGTCGAGCCCGAACAGGTCGACGAGACCACCGTCCGAATGCATTGTCTCCTCTCGGCAAGCGTCCACGACCGCCCGATCCGGACCGAACTCACGATCCCGGTCAAAATCTCGCGGGGCACCTGCACCCGGTGTGGCCGGATCGCGGGCGAGTACTACGCGAGCACGGTCCAGGTCCGCGCCCGCGGACGCACCCCGACCGACCACGAGACCGAGCGCTCGATCGCCATCATCACCGAGTACGTCGACGAACGCGAGGCCGACGGCGACCGCGACGCGTTCGTGACCGAGCTCGACGAAACCGCTGACGGCGTGGACGCCAAACTCTCGACCACCCAGATCGGCCGCGCGGTCGCCGATCGGATCGTCCGCCAGCTCGGCGGCGTGGTCGACGAGTCCGCGACGCTCGTGACGGAAGACGAGGACGGCGACGAGGTGTACCGTGTGACCTACGCCGTCCACCTCCCCGAGTTCACGCCGGGCGACGTCATCGATCCCGACGCCGACGATCCGCTGCTCGTCCGGAGCGTCCGGGGGAACCTGAAGGGCGTCCACGTCACCACCGGCGAGCCCTACGAGGCGGCGTTCGAGGACGGCGAGGCCCCCGACGCCCGCCGGCTCGGGGACCGTGGCGATGCCGAAGAAACCACTCTGGTCGCGATCGAGGACGATCACGCCGTTCAGGTGCTCGATCCCGAGACCTACGCAGCGAAGACGATCCCGCGGCCCGACTATCTCGATCCCGACGCCGACACGGTATCGGTCCTCAAGAGCCGCGCCGGCCTCCACGTCCTGCCCGACGCCGACGCCAGCGAAACCGACTAA
- the pspAB gene encoding PspA-associated protein PspAB, which produces MGIFDGLRSALGMSAEADATREADPEDLFGMSTAYLTMEADLGFPPAGVAALCFSGVDSTDFADAVEEVETILEAGEVETGTEARFVDDSHGYEWVVLADRDFEDLVTSVHFAADTLIERGYGSRLLAALFGFENEGSPIYWVYSFRRGAYYPFAPQSSSERDSTVEFKLESVLDGELDIESDKDYWYALWPDSGRHPWE; this is translated from the coding sequence ATGGGTATCTTCGACGGACTTCGGTCGGCGCTCGGGATGAGTGCGGAGGCGGACGCGACCCGCGAGGCCGACCCCGAGGACCTCTTCGGAATGAGCACCGCCTACCTCACGATGGAGGCCGACTTGGGCTTCCCACCCGCCGGGGTGGCGGCGCTCTGCTTTTCGGGCGTCGACAGCACCGACTTCGCGGACGCGGTGGAGGAAGTCGAGACGATCCTCGAAGCGGGCGAGGTCGAGACCGGGACCGAAGCCCGCTTCGTCGACGACTCGCACGGCTACGAGTGGGTCGTCCTCGCGGACCGGGATTTCGAGGACCTCGTGACCAGCGTTCACTTCGCCGCCGACACGCTGATCGAGCGGGGCTACGGTTCGCGGCTGCTCGCCGCGCTGTTCGGCTTCGAGAACGAGGGCAGCCCGATCTACTGGGTGTACTCCTTCCGACGAGGCGCGTACTACCCCTTCGCGCCGCAGTCGAGCAGCGAACGCGATTCAACTGTTGAGTTCAAGCTCGAGTCGGTGCTCGACGGTGAACTCGACATCGAGTCGGACAAAGATTACTGGTACGCGCTCTGGCCCGACAGCGGACGGCACCCGTGGGAGTAG
- a CDS encoding Na+/H+ antiporter NhaC family protein: MPLESIAAGPWSLLPALLAIALAWYTRDALIGLFVGIAGGAVVYGAFRPGLVGVPDGLVGELPGTVLGGVLGPTVIPELIATSALFADPWYVKNVLLALFAIGGLMGLMIRSGAIRGVLEALASRVDSPADAEKASFLAGIIIHIDDYFNCLVVGSMMRPLTDEYNVSRAKLAYYVDSAGSPAARLAFYSTWGVALVGFIGAGITAAAQQDVLPSGMSNYVTQSGDGLQAATDAIWPLFFNSIGFAFYSWTALVIAALVAWQVIPNVFGMGREEERARNGGGVVGPDDDPLVSDEMSNYAMYEGATPDWRNFAIPVAVIVGVGLMAMFWRASPVVNAPQMSTALSVLGYDLIVPAGGPWSFNIGEIRLGLAALTGLVVGFLLFRARGDIPSNDDATDAMLNGFKGIFLAATILTLAITIQNTVTTLGISGFVTDWFRGVPVGLIPLLVFLTTGFVSFSDGSSWATYGIMFPIAIPVAFTTGANLPLVLGAVLSGGIFGDHCSPISDTTVLSSSTSGADHMVHVRTQIPYAFMCAAVAGTLFLVLGFAVPENFSLLPY, encoded by the coding sequence ATGCCGCTCGAAAGTATTGCCGCGGGCCCGTGGTCGTTGCTGCCGGCGCTGCTCGCCATCGCGCTCGCGTGGTACACTCGCGACGCGCTCATCGGCCTGTTCGTCGGCATCGCCGGCGGGGCCGTCGTCTACGGTGCCTTCCGCCCCGGCCTCGTCGGGGTTCCGGACGGTCTCGTCGGGGAGCTTCCCGGCACCGTCCTCGGAGGGGTGCTCGGGCCCACGGTGATCCCCGAACTGATCGCCACGTCGGCGCTGTTCGCCGACCCGTGGTACGTCAAAAACGTGCTACTCGCGCTCTTTGCGATCGGTGGATTGATGGGGCTGATGATCCGTTCTGGCGCGATCCGTGGCGTCTTGGAGGCGCTCGCCAGTCGGGTCGACTCGCCCGCCGACGCCGAGAAAGCCTCGTTTCTCGCGGGGATCATCATCCACATCGACGACTACTTCAACTGTTTAGTGGTCGGCTCGATGATGCGCCCCCTCACTGACGAGTACAACGTCTCGCGCGCGAAACTCGCGTACTACGTCGACAGCGCGGGCAGTCCGGCCGCCCGCCTCGCCTTCTACTCGACGTGGGGCGTCGCGCTGGTGGGGTTCATCGGGGCTGGGATCACCGCCGCGGCCCAACAGGACGTCCTCCCGTCGGGGATGTCGAACTACGTTACCCAGTCAGGTGACGGTCTCCAGGCGGCCACCGACGCGATCTGGCCGCTGTTTTTCAACAGCATCGGCTTTGCCTTTTACTCGTGGACCGCGCTCGTCATCGCGGCGCTGGTCGCGTGGCAGGTCATTCCGAACGTCTTCGGGATGGGACGCGAGGAGGAACGCGCCCGCAACGGCGGTGGCGTGGTAGGACCCGACGACGACCCTCTCGTCTCCGACGAGATGTCGAACTACGCGATGTACGAGGGCGCGACCCCCGACTGGCGTAACTTTGCGATCCCGGTCGCGGTCATCGTCGGCGTTGGACTGATGGCGATGTTCTGGCGCGCTTCGCCCGTCGTGAACGCTCCACAGATGTCGACGGCCCTCTCGGTGCTCGGCTACGACCTGATCGTTCCCGCGGGCGGGCCGTGGTCGTTCAACATCGGCGAGATCCGGCTCGGTCTCGCCGCGCTCACGGGATTGGTCGTCGGCTTCCTCCTGTTCCGGGCGCGCGGCGACATCCCCTCGAACGACGACGCGACCGACGCGATGCTCAACGGGTTCAAGGGCATCTTCCTCGCGGCCACGATCCTCACGCTCGCCATCACGATCCAGAACACCGTCACGACTCTCGGGATATCAGGGTTCGTCACCGACTGGTTCCGCGGCGTCCCCGTGGGCCTGATCCCGCTACTCGTCTTTCTCACGACGGGGTTCGTCAGTTTCTCCGACGGGAGCTCGTGGGCGACCTACGGCATCATGTTCCCCATCGCGATCCCGGTGGCGTTCACGACCGGGGCGAACCTCCCGCTGGTGCTCGGCGCGGTGCTCTCAGGGGGTATCTTCGGCGATCACTGTTCGCCGATCTCCGACACCACGGTGCTTTCGTCCTCGACCAGCGGCGCGGATCACATGGTGCACGTCCGGACACAGATCCCCTACGCGTTCATGTGTGCGGCGGTCGCCGGCACGCTCTTTCTCGTGCTCGGTTTCGCCGTTCCGGAGAACTTCTCGCTCCTCCCGTACTGA
- a CDS encoding ATP-dependent DNA helicase encodes MNLARINEEFPAPSYRGNQQAALGEIREAFAAGNDVVLVRAPTGSGKSLLARAIAGCARQADEAAPAEPVGAYYTTPQVSQLDDVAADPLLSDLQVIRGKRNYTCLVAGETDTPVDRAPCARETGFDCSIKHRCPYFSDRTIASNRQVAAMTLAYFMQTAGSDAFGQRDVAVIDEAHGLAEWAEMYATIDLRPDTVPVWDELSIPDIDGAEAAARFAERLSGVCGHRKDTLVGADELTIAEVTERDRLQELISNLDWFVSDYRDPGSASTWIADQTDGEGGPMTIKPLNPERYLQHTVWDRANNFALLSATILDKEGFCRGVGLDPDDAALVDVSHTFPVENRPLYDVTQGKMTYEHRDETLPKIARLVVRLMTRHADEKGIVHAHSYAIAERLVDRLREFGVGERIRTHDRENRDAQLETWLATDDPELFVSVKMEEALDLEGDRARWQMLCKAPYPNTRDSRVARRLEEGQWDWYYRTALKTVIQACGRVVRAPDDHGATYLADASLLDLFDRARSAMPDWFAAQVDRLSRPELPAFDPGAGNGGRDGTTATNRQTRSSRTDPDDHPLADVWGSD; translated from the coding sequence GTGAACCTCGCCCGGATCAACGAGGAGTTTCCCGCACCCTCATACCGGGGGAACCAGCAGGCAGCCCTCGGCGAGATCCGCGAGGCGTTCGCGGCGGGCAACGATGTCGTGCTGGTGCGCGCCCCCACGGGTTCGGGGAAGTCGCTACTCGCGCGCGCCATCGCGGGGTGTGCGCGCCAGGCCGACGAGGCCGCACCCGCCGAACCGGTCGGCGCGTACTACACCACCCCGCAGGTCTCACAGCTCGACGACGTGGCGGCCGATCCCCTCCTCTCGGATCTCCAAGTCATCCGGGGCAAGCGCAACTACACGTGCCTGGTCGCCGGCGAAACCGATACTCCTGTGGACCGCGCGCCGTGTGCACGCGAGACGGGCTTCGACTGCTCGATCAAGCATCGCTGCCCCTATTTTTCAGACCGCACGATCGCCTCGAACCGACAGGTCGCGGCGATGACGCTCGCGTACTTCATGCAGACCGCCGGCTCGGACGCGTTCGGCCAGCGCGACGTGGCCGTGATCGACGAGGCCCACGGGCTCGCCGAATGGGCCGAGATGTACGCCACTATCGACCTCCGGCCCGACACGGTGCCGGTGTGGGACGAGCTTTCGATCCCCGACATCGACGGTGCCGAGGCCGCAGCCCGATTCGCCGAGCGGCTCTCGGGAGTGTGTGGCCACCGGAAAGACACGCTCGTCGGGGCCGACGAGCTCACCATCGCGGAAGTCACCGAACGCGACCGACTGCAAGAACTCATCTCGAACCTCGACTGGTTCGTCTCGGATTATCGGGACCCAGGGAGCGCGAGCACGTGGATCGCTGACCAAACGGATGGCGAGGGTGGGCCGATGACGATCAAACCCCTCAATCCCGAACGCTATCTCCAGCACACGGTCTGGGATCGAGCCAACAACTTCGCGCTGCTGTCGGCGACCATCCTCGACAAGGAAGGGTTCTGTCGTGGCGTGGGACTCGATCCGGACGACGCGGCGCTGGTCGACGTCTCGCACACGTTTCCCGTGGAGAATCGGCCGCTGTACGACGTGACCCAGGGAAAGATGACCTACGAGCACCGCGACGAAACCCTCCCGAAGATCGCGCGACTCGTCGTCCGGCTCATGACCCGCCACGCCGACGAGAAGGGGATCGTCCACGCTCACTCCTACGCCATCGCGGAGCGCCTCGTGGATCGATTGCGCGAGTTCGGGGTCGGTGAGCGGATCCGGACGCATGACCGCGAGAACCGGGACGCCCAGTTGGAGACGTGGCTCGCGACGGACGACCCCGAACTGTTCGTCTCGGTGAAAATGGAGGAGGCGCTCGACCTGGAGGGCGATCGCGCGCGGTGGCAGATGCTCTGCAAAGCCCCCTACCCGAACACTCGCGACTCGCGGGTCGCGCGGCGGCTGGAGGAGGGCCAGTGGGACTGGTACTACCGAACGGCGCTCAAGACCGTGATTCAGGCGTGCGGCCGGGTCGTGCGCGCGCCCGACGATCACGGCGCGACGTATCTGGCGGACGCGAGCCTGCTCGACCTGTTCGACCGGGCGCGCAGCGCGATGCCCGACTGGTTCGCCGCTCAGGTCGATCGGCTGAGCCGTCCGGAGCTGCCGGCGTTCGACCCCGGTGCGGGCAACGGTGGCAGGGACGGTACCACCGCCACGAACCGGCAAACACGAAGCTCACGGACCGATCCCGACGACCACCCGCTCGCTGACGTCTGGGGATCGGACTGA
- a CDS encoding NAD(P)H-binding protein has translation MRVLVTGATGFVGSRLVPALIEAGHDVRVLTRDADSYDGPADDVCEGDILDAGTFEHALEGIDAAYYLIHSMESGTDFAARDRRAAHNFQRAASEAGIDRVLYLGGLGETRQGLSEHLMSRREVETILADGSYDLTTLRAAIIVGEGSSSFAMVEQLVHRLPVMITPKWVRTECQPIAIADVIAYLVGCLDVPETAGDTFEIGGPEVLTYQELLERTAGIADRSLFILPVPVLSPKLSAYWVDLVTDIPKAVAHPLILGLKNTVVVDDTRIEELVPIERTDFPTAVERALGRQEEPAATERAERARVEPER, from the coding sequence ATGCGCGTGCTGGTGACCGGCGCGACGGGGTTCGTCGGGAGTCGCCTCGTTCCGGCGCTGATCGAGGCGGGCCACGACGTCAGGGTGCTCACCCGCGACGCCGACAGCTACGACGGGCCGGCCGACGACGTGTGTGAGGGAGACATCCTCGACGCCGGCACGTTCGAACACGCTCTGGAGGGAATCGACGCCGCGTACTACCTCATCCACTCGATGGAGTCCGGGACCGATTTCGCGGCGCGGGACCGCCGGGCGGCCCACAACTTCCAGCGTGCGGCGAGCGAGGCGGGTATCGATCGCGTGCTCTATCTCGGCGGGTTGGGCGAGACCCGTCAAGGCCTCTCCGAACACCTGATGTCCCGGCGCGAGGTCGAAACCATCCTCGCCGACGGTAGCTACGACCTCACCACGCTCCGAGCTGCGATCATCGTCGGCGAGGGCTCGTCGAGCTTCGCGATGGTCGAACAGCTTGTCCACCGACTCCCCGTCATGATCACGCCGAAGTGGGTCCGTACGGAGTGCCAGCCCATCGCCATCGCGGACGTGATCGCGTACCTCGTGGGCTGTCTCGACGTGCCCGAAACCGCGGGCGACACCTTCGAGATCGGTGGGCCGGAGGTGCTGACCTACCAGGAACTCCTCGAACGCACTGCCGGGATCGCGGATCGCTCGCTGTTCATTTTGCCCGTGCCGGTGCTCTCGCCGAAGCTCTCGGCGTACTGGGTCGATCTCGTCACCGACATCCCGAAAGCGGTCGCCCACCCGCTGATCCTCGGGCTCAAAAACACCGTCGTGGTCGACGACACGCGGATCGAGGAGCTGGTACCGATCGAGCGCACCGACTTCCCGACCGCAGTCGAGCGGGCGCTTGGCCGGCAGGAAGAACCCGCGGCGACCGAACGCGCCGAGCGGGCGCGGGTCGAACCCGAGCGATGA